Proteins from one Chitinophaga oryzae genomic window:
- a CDS encoding c-type cytochrome yields the protein MLILCASIVIPFSAVKAADPAKGKQIFQQNCASCHNVHKKLTGPALAGVEGRWSDKKLLHQWIRNSASVLASGDKYANNLFNEYNKTAMTAFPALTDEEIDDILAYVKVEEAKPVGGAKPEAGTATAGAKEEGSDNSLLFGIITLILAVVALILMQINSNLNKLAGDKEGQPTPEPIPFYKNKAYIALAILVLFMVGGYFTIQGAIGLGRQKDYMPEQPIFYSHKVHAGINQINCLYCHAGAEKSKHAMIPSENICMNCHKAIKEYTGPELFTAEGKKVDGTAEIAKLYDYVGWDADKGKYTKPGRPIEWTKIHNLPDHVYFNHSQHVVAGKQQCQTCHGNITEMDEVHQFTDLSMGWCINCHRTTKVQFADNNYYSIFEKLHQDIKDKKIDSVTVEMVGGTECQKCHY from the coding sequence GTGCTTATTCTATGCGCTAGTATAGTAATTCCGTTTTCTGCCGTAAAAGCAGCGGATCCTGCCAAGGGTAAGCAAATCTTCCAACAAAACTGCGCTTCATGTCACAATGTCCATAAGAAGCTGACAGGTCCTGCACTGGCGGGTGTAGAAGGCCGCTGGTCCGATAAGAAATTATTGCACCAGTGGATCCGCAACTCCGCTTCTGTATTGGCGTCTGGCGACAAGTACGCCAACAACCTCTTTAACGAGTACAACAAAACCGCGATGACGGCTTTCCCTGCATTAACAGATGAGGAGATTGACGACATCCTGGCGTACGTTAAAGTAGAAGAAGCCAAACCTGTAGGTGGTGCTAAACCGGAAGCTGGTACTGCTACTGCCGGTGCCAAAGAAGAAGGCAGCGACAACAGTCTGCTCTTCGGCATTATCACCCTGATCCTGGCGGTGGTAGCCCTGATCCTGATGCAGATCAACAGCAACCTGAACAAACTTGCTGGTGATAAAGAAGGTCAGCCTACTCCGGAGCCGATCCCCTTCTACAAAAACAAAGCCTACATCGCACTGGCTATCCTGGTGCTCTTCATGGTAGGCGGTTACTTCACCATCCAGGGAGCTATCGGGCTGGGTCGTCAGAAAGACTATATGCCTGAGCAGCCGATCTTCTACAGCCACAAAGTGCACGCCGGCATCAACCAGATCAACTGTCTGTATTGCCACGCCGGTGCTGAGAAGAGCAAGCACGCTATGATTCCTTCCGAGAACATCTGTATGAACTGTCACAAAGCCATTAAAGAGTACACCGGCCCTGAGCTGTTTACTGCTGAAGGCAAAAAAGTTGACGGTACTGCAGAAATCGCGAAATTATACGATTACGTAGGCTGGGACGCCGATAAAGGTAAGTATACCAAACCAGGCCGTCCTATCGAATGGACCAAGATCCACAACCTGCCTGACCACGTTTACTTCAACCACTCCCAACACGTGGTGGCTGGTAAACAACAGTGTCAGACCTGCCACGGTAACATTACCGAAATGGACGAAGTACATCAGTTCACCGACCTGTCTATGGGCTGGTGTATCAACTGCCACCGTACTACCAAAGTGCAGTTCGCTGACAACAACTACTACAGCATCTTCGAGAAACTTCATCAGGATATTAAAGATAAGAAGATCGATAGTGTGACTGTTGAAATGGTAGGTGGTACTGAATGTCAAAAATGTCACTACTAG
- a CDS encoding TAT-variant-translocated molybdopterin oxidoreductase yields the protein MEQKKYWKGLEELHNTEAHQEIVKNEFSEELPFESEGLLNATTPRRDFLKYLGFTTAAATIAASCETPVHKAIPYVNKPEEITPGVANYYASSYTIDGEYVPVVVKTREGRPIKIEGNTLSSITGGSTSAKVQGTVLSLYDVARLRFPTIGGTETTWAELDKQVGAALAGLGGAPVVLLSSSILSPTTKKVIDAFLAKYPNSRHVVHDPVSYSGMLLANEASYGKRSIPSYHFENAKAIVSLGADFIGTWLNPVEYARQFAQTRKVSAKKPEMSKLFQFESHMSLTGANADERYTHKPSEAGAVALALLAAVGGSVSAPKLDAKVEAGIKKAAAELKANTGKALVVSGSNDVNVQLIVNAINNIVGANGTTIDWANPSDYRQGIDADMAKLVSDMNAGSIGAVLVYGANPAYDYFDAAKFSEGLKKVKLSLSFNDRLDETTELCKYAAPDHHFLENWNDAQGKPGYYSFAQPTISPLFKTRAAQDSLLAWTGNTTTWAEYLKAEWISKLGSQEAWDKALQDGVVEPATAPAPGGASFSGDIAGAAAKISSAKKGGKYELVLYEKVAIGNGRQSNNPWLQEMPDPITRATWDNYACISNTLAKTFSAELGDDYEINVEKKELKIKANGKEVVLPMLIIPGMHPEVIAIAVGYGRGKNVGRAAAGIGQNVYPMVNFNGQTFDYFAVDATVEATGKKYPVALTQTHNSYEGRPIVKETTLAEFKHNPKEVNEDREELKKFGKNFRDDATLYSSHPYPGIKWGMSIDLNTCFGCGACTIACQAENNVSVVGKDEVAKAHEMHWIRIDRYFSGDENNPEVVFQPMLCQHCDNAPCENVCPVGATNHSSEGINQMAYNRCIGTRYCANNCPYKVRRLNWRDWNGADSFENNLYDVADMNDNLTRMVLNPDVVVRSRGVMEKCSFCVQRLQEAKLEAKKAGHPLKDGAAKTACQQACGADAIVFGNVNDKNSEIYKIRNEEQTERMYYVLEETHVLPSINYLAKIRNKDAAPKAENKSAHKEEAHHA from the coding sequence ATGGAGCAAAAAAAGTATTGGAAAGGCTTGGAGGAGTTGCACAATACCGAAGCGCATCAGGAAATTGTGAAGAACGAATTCAGCGAAGAATTGCCGTTTGAGAGTGAAGGCCTGTTGAATGCTACTACCCCCCGCAGGGACTTTCTGAAATACCTCGGTTTCACCACTGCTGCGGCGACTATCGCTGCCAGCTGCGAAACCCCCGTTCATAAGGCTATCCCTTACGTGAACAAACCGGAAGAGATCACTCCGGGCGTAGCCAACTATTATGCTTCTTCTTACACCATAGATGGTGAATACGTACCGGTAGTGGTTAAAACCCGCGAAGGCCGTCCCATCAAAATAGAAGGTAACACCCTGTCTTCCATCACAGGTGGTTCTACTTCCGCTAAGGTACAGGGTACTGTACTGAGCCTGTACGACGTAGCCCGTCTGCGTTTCCCGACTATCGGCGGTACAGAAACAACCTGGGCGGAACTGGACAAACAGGTAGGTGCTGCACTGGCTGGCCTGGGCGGCGCACCTGTTGTGCTGCTGAGTTCTTCCATCCTCAGCCCTACTACCAAGAAAGTAATCGACGCTTTCCTGGCCAAGTATCCTAACTCCCGTCACGTGGTGCACGATCCGGTGTCTTACTCCGGCATGCTGCTCGCCAACGAGGCTTCCTACGGTAAAAGGTCTATCCCTTCCTACCACTTCGAAAATGCCAAAGCCATCGTGAGCCTGGGCGCCGACTTCATCGGTACCTGGCTGAACCCGGTTGAATACGCCCGTCAGTTCGCTCAAACCCGTAAGGTAAGCGCTAAAAAACCGGAAATGTCCAAACTGTTCCAGTTTGAAAGCCACATGAGCCTCACCGGTGCCAACGCTGACGAAAGATATACCCACAAACCTTCTGAAGCCGGTGCGGTAGCACTGGCCCTGCTGGCCGCCGTTGGTGGCAGCGTTAGCGCTCCCAAACTGGACGCTAAAGTGGAAGCGGGCATTAAGAAAGCGGCGGCTGAACTGAAAGCCAACACCGGTAAAGCACTGGTAGTAAGCGGTTCCAACGATGTGAATGTTCAGCTGATCGTAAACGCCATCAACAATATCGTAGGCGCTAACGGCACTACCATTGACTGGGCTAATCCTTCCGATTACCGTCAGGGTATCGACGCCGATATGGCCAAACTGGTAAGCGATATGAATGCCGGCAGCATCGGTGCTGTACTGGTATACGGCGCTAACCCTGCTTACGACTACTTCGACGCCGCTAAGTTCAGCGAAGGCCTGAAGAAAGTGAAACTCTCCCTTTCCTTCAACGACCGCCTCGACGAAACCACTGAACTGTGCAAATACGCTGCTCCTGATCACCACTTCCTGGAAAACTGGAACGATGCTCAGGGCAAACCAGGCTACTACAGCTTCGCACAGCCTACCATCTCCCCGCTCTTCAAAACACGTGCTGCGCAGGACTCCCTGCTGGCATGGACCGGCAACACCACTACCTGGGCGGAATACCTGAAAGCTGAGTGGATCAGCAAACTGGGTAGCCAGGAAGCATGGGACAAAGCCCTGCAGGACGGTGTGGTAGAACCAGCCACTGCTCCGGCACCGGGTGGCGCCTCCTTCTCCGGTGATATCGCCGGCGCGGCCGCTAAAATCAGCAGCGCGAAAAAAGGCGGTAAATACGAACTGGTACTGTACGAAAAAGTGGCCATCGGTAACGGCAGACAATCCAACAACCCCTGGTTACAGGAAATGCCTGACCCGATCACCCGCGCTACATGGGACAACTACGCTTGTATCTCCAACACCCTCGCTAAAACATTCTCCGCTGAGCTGGGTGACGATTACGAAATCAACGTTGAAAAGAAAGAACTGAAAATAAAAGCCAACGGCAAAGAAGTAGTCCTGCCGATGCTGATCATCCCGGGTATGCATCCGGAGGTAATCGCTATCGCAGTAGGTTACGGCCGTGGCAAAAACGTAGGCCGCGCCGCTGCCGGTATCGGTCAGAACGTTTACCCGATGGTGAACTTCAACGGTCAGACTTTCGATTACTTCGCAGTGGACGCCACAGTGGAAGCTACCGGTAAAAAATACCCTGTTGCTTTAACACAGACGCACAACAGCTACGAAGGCCGTCCGATCGTTAAAGAAACTACCCTCGCAGAATTCAAACACAATCCTAAAGAAGTTAACGAAGACAGGGAAGAACTGAAGAAGTTTGGTAAAAACTTCCGTGACGATGCTACCCTGTACTCTTCTCACCCCTACCCTGGTATCAAATGGGGCATGTCCATCGACCTGAACACCTGCTTCGGTTGCGGCGCTTGTACCATAGCCTGCCAGGCGGAAAACAACGTTTCCGTAGTAGGTAAAGACGAAGTGGCAAAAGCGCATGAAATGCACTGGATCCGCATCGACCGTTACTTCAGCGGTGATGAAAATAACCCGGAAGTAGTGTTCCAGCCGATGCTGTGCCAGCACTGCGATAACGCTCCTTGCGAAAACGTTTGTCCGGTAGGCGCTACCAACCACAGCTCTGAAGGTATTAACCAGATGGCTTACAACCGTTGCATCGGTACCCGTTACTGCGCCAACAACTGTCCTTACAAAGTTCGCCGCCTCAACTGGAGGGACTGGAACGGTGCGGACAGCTTCGAAAACAACCTGTACGACGTGGCAGATATGAACGACAACCTCACCCGCATGGTATTGAACCCTGACGTAGTGGTTCGTAGCCGTGGTGTGATGGAAAAATGCTCTTTCTGCGTACAACGTTTACAGGAAGCCAAACTGGAAGCGAAGAAAGCTGGTCATCCGTTGAAAGACGGTGCTGCCAAAACAGCTTGCCAACAGGCTTGCGGCGCTGATGCGATCGTGTTCGGTAACGTCAACGACAAAAACAGCGAAATCTATAAGATCCGTAACGAAGAACAAACAGAAAGGATGTACTATGTGCTGGAAGAAACACACGTACTGCCTTCTATCAACTACCTCGCCAAGATCAGAAACAAAGATGCCGCTCCTAAAGCAGAGAACAAATCTGCTCACAAGGAAGAAGCGCATCACGCGTAA
- a CDS encoding copper resistance protein NlpE N-terminal domain-containing protein: MRKLICLTALFAALTACNNSQTTQNTADSTTGGHPTPVTTATHITGTYQGTLPCADCPGMDYQISLFDDHTFTELVAYQGRGQGIAFTEKGTWQQINDSIVSIKKKTDSTSFLATDSKLLVLDKQGKRIEGALASNYVLRPVEGGDRRDLLAQKAGAGISFTATGNEPFWSLDLETRKILFRTAAGDSIQTTLPAARPNSDTLKVYTTPQLTVTIRNTMCTDDMSGLMRPNTVEVKVKDQTYHGCGEYLK; the protein is encoded by the coding sequence ATGCGTAAACTCATTTGCTTAACAGCCCTGTTCGCCGCCCTGACGGCCTGCAATAATAGCCAGACCACCCAAAATACCGCTGACAGCACCACCGGCGGCCACCCAACACCTGTGACCACCGCCACCCACATTACCGGCACCTACCAGGGCACCCTGCCCTGCGCCGACTGCCCGGGGATGGACTACCAGATCAGCCTGTTCGACGACCACACCTTCACCGAACTGGTCGCCTACCAGGGAAGGGGGCAGGGAATCGCCTTCACTGAGAAGGGTACCTGGCAGCAGATCAACGATTCCATCGTCAGCATTAAGAAAAAAACAGACAGCACCTCCTTCCTCGCGACCGACAGCAAACTCCTGGTACTTGATAAGCAAGGCAAACGGATTGAAGGCGCCCTCGCCAGCAACTACGTCCTCAGACCGGTGGAAGGCGGCGACCGCCGCGACCTGCTGGCCCAAAAAGCCGGCGCCGGCATCAGCTTCACCGCTACAGGCAACGAACCTTTCTGGAGCCTCGACCTGGAAACCCGGAAAATCCTCTTCCGCACCGCAGCAGGTGACAGTATCCAGACTACCCTGCCCGCAGCCAGGCCCAACTCCGACACCCTGAAGGTATATACCACCCCGCAACTCACCGTCACCATCCGCAATACCATGTGCACCGATGACATGAGCGGACTCATGCGCCCTAATACCGTTGAAGTAAAGGTGAAAGACCAAACTTATCATGGCTGCGGAGAGTACCTGAAATAA
- the purN gene encoding phosphoribosylglycinamide formyltransferase: MKNIVIFASGAGSNAQKIIDHFRNSDKGRVALIVCNKPGAGVLDIAQREGIPAVLIEKEKFFHTDTYVQLLKEQHTDLIVLAGFLWKVPANLVQAFPDRIINIHPALLPKYGGKGMYGHFVHEAVVAAGEKESGITIHFVNEKYDDGEPILQERCIVTPEDTPETVARKVQALEHQWFPVIVERILLK, encoded by the coding sequence TTGAAAAATATTGTCATCTTCGCCTCGGGTGCAGGAAGCAACGCGCAAAAGATTATCGATCATTTCAGGAATTCGGATAAAGGCAGGGTAGCCCTGATTGTATGTAACAAACCCGGAGCAGGGGTGCTGGACATCGCACAACGGGAAGGCATACCCGCCGTTTTAATTGAAAAAGAAAAATTCTTCCATACCGATACGTATGTACAGCTCCTGAAGGAGCAGCATACAGACCTGATCGTGCTGGCTGGTTTCCTTTGGAAAGTACCGGCCAACCTGGTACAGGCATTCCCCGACCGGATCATCAACATCCACCCGGCCCTGCTCCCCAAATACGGGGGCAAAGGCATGTACGGTCATTTTGTGCATGAAGCAGTGGTGGCTGCCGGCGAAAAGGAAAGCGGCATCACCATCCATTTCGTCAATGAGAAATATGATGACGGAGAACCTATCCTCCAGGAACGCTGCATCGTTACTCCTGAAGACACACCGGAGACAGTCGCCCGTAAAGTACAGGCACTGGAACATCAATGGTTTCCGGTAATTGTGGAACGAATATTGCTAAAATAA